A region from the Prevotella melaninogenica genome encodes:
- a CDS encoding DUF3108 domain-containing protein, translating to MKKLKIYIVCLFAMIAVSATAQCTFRNTAFSSGEYLTYNLYYNWKFIWVKAGTASWYTVSSTYKGIPAYRASLTTRGNGKLDDYFVLRDTLLAYNSKQMEPLYFRKGAREGKRYTVDEIFYTYPNGKSKIRQHRINNEGKHQWMENTYDDCSYDMMSIFLRARSFNPENWKKGEVVKFPIVDGNSRHAARIVYGGKENIKADNNHKYRCLRLTYYEYEDDKWREIANFYVTDDSNHIPVRLDMSLKFGSAKAFLVSMKGINSPIKSEVK from the coding sequence ATGAAAAAGTTGAAGATTTATATAGTTTGTCTCTTTGCGATGATTGCCGTCAGTGCCACCGCACAGTGTACATTCCGTAACACGGCGTTTAGCAGTGGAGAGTATCTTACCTACAACCTTTATTATAATTGGAAGTTTATTTGGGTAAAAGCAGGTACAGCCTCTTGGTACACGGTCTCCTCTACTTATAAAGGTATTCCAGCTTATCGTGCCTCGCTAACAACACGTGGTAATGGTAAGCTTGACGATTATTTCGTATTGCGTGATACGTTGCTTGCCTACAACTCTAAGCAGATGGAACCGCTTTACTTCCGTAAGGGAGCAAGGGAAGGAAAGCGATATACGGTGGATGAGATATTCTATACTTATCCAAATGGTAAAAGTAAGATACGCCAACATAGAATCAACAACGAAGGAAAACATCAATGGATGGAGAATACATACGATGACTGTTCTTATGATATGATGAGCATTTTCCTTCGTGCACGTAGTTTTAATCCTGAGAACTGGAAGAAAGGTGAGGTGGTGAAGTTCCCTATCGTCGATGGAAATAGTCGACATGCAGCTCGTATAGTTTATGGTGGTAAGGAGAATATCAAGGCCGACAATAATCATAAGTATCGTTGTTTGCGTCTCACCTATTATGAATATGAGGATGATAAGTGGCGCGAAATAGCTAATTTCTATGTAACGGACGACAGCAACCATATCCCTGTTCGTCTTGATATGAGTTTGAAGTTTGGTTCAGCAAAGGCTTTTCTTGTTTCAATGAAGGGTATTAATAGTCCGATTAAATCTGAGGTAAAATAG
- the ychF gene encoding redox-regulated ATPase YchF: MALKCGIVGLPNVGKSTLFNCLSSAKAQAANFPFCTIEPNLGVITVPDERLNKLAEIVHPGRIVPATCEIVDIAGLVKGASKGEGLGNKFLGNIRECDAIIHVIRCFEDDNVVREGGMAVNPIEDKEIIDTELQLKDLETIEAQLAKQQKVAAAGNKDAKVMVSVLEAYKEVLEQGKNARSVEFESKEEQQAAHDLFLLTTKPVLYVCNVDESSAKTGNEYSQMIEKIAAEEGAEAMVIAAKTEEDIASLESYEDKKMFLDELGLEESGVSRLINKAYHLLNLQTFITAGEMEVKAWTFHKGWKAPQCAGVIHTDFEKGFIRAEVIKYDDYIKYGSEAAIREAGKLGIEGKEYVVQDGDIMHFRFNV, encoded by the coding sequence ATGGCATTAAAATGTGGTATAGTAGGACTGCCAAACGTAGGTAAGTCCACACTTTTCAACTGCTTGAGCAGTGCCAAAGCACAAGCAGCTAACTTCCCTTTCTGTACGATTGAGCCGAACCTCGGCGTAATTACCGTTCCTGACGAGCGTTTGAATAAGCTCGCTGAGATTGTTCATCCAGGACGAATCGTACCTGCTACCTGTGAGATTGTCGACATCGCAGGACTCGTTAAGGGTGCTTCAAAGGGTGAAGGATTGGGTAACAAGTTCCTTGGCAATATCCGTGAGTGTGATGCTATCATTCATGTAATCCGCTGTTTCGAGGACGATAACGTGGTACGTGAGGGTGGTATGGCAGTCAACCCAATTGAAGATAAGGAGATTATCGATACAGAGTTGCAGCTTAAAGACCTTGAAACCATTGAGGCACAGCTTGCTAAACAGCAGAAAGTTGCTGCTGCAGGCAATAAAGATGCTAAGGTAATGGTATCTGTCTTGGAGGCTTATAAGGAAGTGTTAGAGCAGGGTAAGAATGCTCGTAGCGTTGAGTTTGAAAGCAAAGAAGAACAGCAAGCAGCGCACGACCTCTTCCTCCTGACAACAAAACCTGTACTTTACGTTTGCAATGTAGACGAATCAAGTGCTAAGACAGGTAACGAATACAGTCAGATGATTGAGAAGATTGCTGCTGAGGAAGGTGCTGAAGCAATGGTTATCGCGGCTAAGACAGAGGAAGACATTGCTTCTTTGGAGAGCTATGAGGATAAGAAAATGTTCCTCGACGAGCTTGGATTGGAAGAAAGCGGTGTGAGCCGACTCATCAATAAGGCATATCATCTGCTCAACCTCCAGACCTTTATCACTGCTGGTGAGATGGAAGTAAAGGCATGGACCTTCCATAAGGGATGGAAAGCTCCGCAGTGTGCGGGAGTTATCCATACCGACTTTGAGAAGGGTTTTATCCGTGCAGAGGTCATCAAATACGACGATTACATTAAATATGGTTCTGAGGCAGCTATTCGTGAGGCTGGTAAACTCGGCATCGAAGGTAAGGAGTACGTTGTACAAGACGGTGATATCATGCACTTTAGATTTAATGTATAG
- a CDS encoding ribonucleoside-diphosphate reductase subunit alpha, with amino-acid sequence MNITKRNGEVEVYNNKKISIAIKKSFISTGKEVSDSEIAGMVSEVEQFITDNPELRTVEDIQNRVEKCLMAHGHYDEAKNYILFRYQRNEQRQAINYIAWSADDRELADVLHSVAREYRERSYSMVTLQEKFASFTKPGMSQKDAIEALIKAAVELTTPEAPAWEMISARILSYRSEKKITRLEEELGLKTFYRKLKYMTEEGLYGDYILQNYSEEEINEAATFIDPERNKLLNYSGLDLLLKRYVIKNYSGKVIERVQEMFLGIALHLAMPEQKDSRLMWVRRIYDLLSKLEVTMATPTLSNSRKPSHQLSSCFIDTVPDSLDGIYRSLDNFSQVSKFGGGMGMYFGKVRATGGNIRGFKGVAGGVIRWMRLVNDTAVAVDQLGMRQGAVAVYLDVWHKDLPEFLQLRTNNGDDRMKAHDIFPAICYPDLFWKMAEEDMNQNWSLFCPNEIMRIKGYCLEDYYGEEWERKYLDCINDQRLSRRVISIKDIVRLVLRSAVETGTPFTFNRDTVNRANPNGHKGMIYCSNLCTEIAQNMAPIETVSKEVETKDGDTVVVTTTRPGEFVVCNLASLSLGRLPLEDEKKMKEKVATVVRALDNVINLNFYPVPYAQLTNQRYRSIGLGISGYHHALAKRRIKWESEEHLQFMDKVFETINRAAILASSNLAKEKGSYQFFEGSDWQTGAYFDKRGYDSAEWQDVRKTVALQGMRNAYLLAVAPTSSTSIIAGTTAGLDPIMKRFFLEEKKGSMLPRVAPELSDETYWMYKSAYLINQKWSVRASGVRQRHIDQAQSMNLYITNDFTMRQILDLYLLAWKDGVKTIYYVRSKSLEVEECESCSS; translated from the coding sequence ATGAATATAACGAAACGTAATGGAGAAGTAGAAGTCTACAATAACAAAAAGATTTCAATAGCCATTAAAAAGAGTTTTATTAGCACTGGGAAGGAAGTTTCAGACAGTGAGATAGCTGGAATGGTTAGTGAAGTAGAGCAGTTCATCACTGACAATCCCGAACTACGCACTGTGGAGGATATCCAGAACCGAGTGGAGAAGTGCCTTATGGCACATGGTCATTACGATGAAGCGAAGAATTATATCCTCTTCCGCTATCAGCGTAATGAGCAACGACAAGCTATCAACTACATTGCGTGGTCAGCTGACGATCGTGAGTTGGCTGATGTGTTGCACAGTGTAGCCCGAGAATACCGCGAGCGTTCTTATAGTATGGTGACACTTCAGGAGAAGTTTGCCAGCTTCACCAAACCCGGTATGTCACAGAAGGATGCTATTGAAGCACTTATCAAGGCTGCTGTGGAGTTGACAACACCTGAGGCTCCAGCATGGGAGATGATTTCAGCACGTATTCTTTCTTATCGTTCTGAGAAGAAAATCACCCGTTTGGAGGAAGAGTTGGGACTCAAGACCTTCTATCGTAAGCTTAAATATATGACCGAAGAAGGACTTTATGGTGATTATATTCTTCAGAACTATAGCGAAGAAGAAATCAACGAGGCTGCTACCTTCATTGATCCTGAACGCAATAAGCTCCTTAATTATTCAGGTCTTGATCTACTTCTAAAGCGTTATGTTATAAAGAATTACTCTGGTAAAGTGATTGAACGTGTACAAGAAATGTTCCTTGGTATTGCGCTTCATCTTGCTATGCCAGAGCAGAAGGATAGTCGACTTATGTGGGTACGTCGTATCTATGACTTGCTTAGTAAGTTAGAAGTAACGATGGCAACCCCTACCCTTTCTAATTCTCGTAAGCCAAGTCATCAGCTTTCAAGTTGCTTTATTGACACCGTACCAGATAGTTTGGATGGTATCTATCGTAGCTTAGATAACTTCTCACAGGTGAGCAAGTTTGGCGGTGGTATGGGTATGTACTTTGGTAAGGTACGTGCTACGGGTGGTAATATCCGTGGTTTCAAGGGTGTAGCAGGTGGTGTAATCCGCTGGATGCGACTCGTTAATGACACTGCTGTTGCTGTTGATCAGTTAGGAATGCGCCAAGGTGCTGTAGCCGTTTACTTAGATGTATGGCATAAAGATCTACCAGAATTCTTACAACTTCGTACCAACAACGGTGACGATCGTATGAAGGCTCACGATATTTTCCCAGCTATCTGTTATCCTGATCTTTTCTGGAAAATGGCAGAGGAAGACATGAATCAGAACTGGTCGCTCTTCTGTCCTAACGAGATTATGCGTATCAAGGGTTATTGTCTTGAGGATTATTATGGCGAAGAGTGGGAACGTAAATATCTTGACTGCATTAATGATCAGCGCCTTTCACGCCGTGTAATCAGTATTAAGGATATCGTTCGTCTTGTTCTTCGTTCTGCTGTTGAGACTGGAACACCATTTACCTTCAACCGTGACACGGTGAACAGAGCTAATCCAAACGGACATAAGGGTATGATTTACTGCTCTAATCTTTGTACGGAGATTGCTCAGAACATGGCTCCAATTGAGACTGTATCGAAGGAAGTAGAGACAAAGGATGGTGATACTGTTGTTGTTACAACAACTCGTCCGGGTGAGTTTGTAGTATGTAACTTGGCAAGTTTGTCACTTGGTAGACTTCCATTGGAGGACGAGAAGAAGATGAAAGAAAAGGTTGCAACAGTTGTTCGTGCACTTGACAACGTTATCAACCTCAACTTCTACCCTGTTCCTTACGCACAACTTACCAACCAGCGTTATCGTTCAATTGGCTTGGGTATTAGTGGTTATCACCATGCTCTTGCTAAACGTCGCATCAAGTGGGAGAGTGAGGAGCATCTGCAGTTTATGGATAAGGTGTTTGAGACTATCAACCGAGCAGCTATTCTTGCCAGTTCAAACCTTGCTAAGGAGAAGGGAAGCTATCAGTTCTTTGAAGGAAGTGACTGGCAAACAGGCGCTTACTTTGATAAGCGTGGTTATGACAGTGCTGAATGGCAGGATGTTCGTAAGACAGTTGCATTGCAGGGTATGCGTAATGCTTATCTTCTTGCTGTCGCTCCAACCAGCAGTACAAGTATTATTGCAGGTACAACAGCCGGCTTAGACCCAATTATGAAGCGTTTCTTCTTAGAAGAGAAGAAGGGAAGTATGCTTCCACGTGTTGCTCCTGAGCTTTCAGATGAGACCTACTGGATGTATAAGAGTGCTTATCTTATCAACCAAAAATGGAGTGTTCGTGCTTCTGGTGTACGTCAGCGTCATATCGACCAGGCACAGAGTATGAACCTCTATATCACCAATGACTTCACAATGCGCCAGATACTCGACCTTTACTTACTTGCTTGGAAAGATGGTGTTAAGACTATCTACTATGTCCGTAGTAAGTCATTAGAGGTGGAAGAGTGTGAGAGCTGCTCATCATAA
- the fabF gene encoding beta-ketoacyl-ACP synthase II, which translates to MELKRVVVTGLGAVTPLGNTPEETWQNMLAGKSGAAPITHFDTSLFKTKFACEVKDLNINDYIDRKESRKLDRYTQLAMISAIQGVKDANFDMEKLDKNRVGVIYGVGIGGIKTFEDEVTYYAQHPENGPKFNPFFIPKMIADIASGQISILYGFHGPNYTTTSACASSSNALASAFNQIRLGKADVIVSGGAEAAICACGVGGFNAMHALSTRNDDPEHASRPFSASRDGFVMGEGAGCLILEELEHAKARGAKIYAEMVGEGESADAHHITASHPEGLGAKLVMKAALEDAGLKPEDIDYINVHGTSTPVGDLSEAKAIKALFGDAAYKLNISSTKSMTGHLLGAAGAVEALACVMSVKEDIVPPTINHEEDDKDPELDYNLNFTFNKAQKREVRAALSNTFGFGGHNACVVFKKYAE; encoded by the coding sequence ATGGAATTAAAAAGAGTAGTTGTAACAGGTCTTGGCGCCGTTACTCCATTGGGTAACACTCCAGAGGAGACCTGGCAGAACATGCTGGCAGGTAAGAGTGGTGCTGCTCCTATTACACATTTCGATACAAGCCTTTTCAAGACAAAGTTTGCTTGTGAGGTAAAAGACCTTAACATCAATGATTACATTGACCGTAAGGAGTCTCGTAAGCTTGATCGTTACACTCAGTTGGCTATGATTAGTGCCATTCAGGGTGTTAAAGACGCTAACTTTGACATGGAGAAGCTTGATAAGAACCGTGTCGGTGTTATTTACGGTGTAGGTATTGGTGGTATCAAAACTTTTGAGGATGAGGTGACTTATTACGCTCAGCATCCTGAGAATGGTCCTAAGTTCAATCCTTTCTTCATTCCGAAGATGATTGCAGATATCGCTTCTGGACAGATTAGTATTCTGTATGGATTCCACGGTCCTAACTATACAACAACATCTGCTTGTGCTTCATCAAGCAACGCTTTGGCTTCAGCATTCAACCAGATTCGTCTTGGTAAGGCTGATGTTATTGTTAGTGGTGGTGCTGAGGCAGCAATCTGCGCTTGTGGTGTAGGTGGTTTCAATGCTATGCATGCACTTTCTACACGCAACGATGACCCAGAACATGCTTCACGTCCATTCTCAGCAAGTCGCGATGGCTTCGTAATGGGTGAGGGTGCTGGTTGTCTTATCCTTGAGGAGTTAGAGCATGCAAAGGCTCGTGGTGCTAAGATTTACGCAGAGATGGTTGGTGAAGGTGAGTCAGCTGACGCTCATCATATTACTGCTTCTCACCCAGAGGGTCTCGGTGCTAAACTCGTTATGAAGGCAGCACTTGAGGATGCTGGTTTGAAGCCAGAGGATATTGACTATATCAATGTTCACGGTACATCAACTCCTGTTGGTGACCTCTCTGAGGCAAAGGCTATCAAGGCTTTGTTTGGTGATGCTGCTTACAAGTTGAATATCTCTTCTACAAAGAGTATGACAGGTCACCTCCTCGGTGCAGCTGGTGCTGTAGAGGCTTTGGCTTGTGTCATGTCTGTGAAGGAAGATATCGTTCCTCCAACTATCAACCATGAGGAAGATGATAAGGATCCTGAATTGGATTACAACTTGAACTTTACGTTCAACAAGGCACAGAAACGTGAGGTACGTGCTGCACTTAGCAACACCTTCGGTTTCGGTGGTCACAATGCTTGTGTTGTATTCAAGAAGTATGCTGAATAA
- a CDS encoding glycosyltransferase family 9 protein has product MKTPHILIIRFSAMGDIAMTVPIVYSLAKQYPDIRISVLSRPFAQPFFEHLAPNVEFMAADLKGEYKGFRGLNTLYRRLVAKQFTAVADFHNVLRTRILRLRFLLGGYSVAHINKHKQGKKRLCQTENKVFIQQPTSFQNYADVLEALGYPIKPDFTSIFPAEGGDLQSLPNTIGIKQPEECWIGIAPFAAHAGKMYPLQRMERVVRKLTEKHSSWRIFLFGGGKHEIEVLNQWATQYTQCLCVANVLKGLEKELILMSHLDTMLSMDSANMHLASLTNTRVVSVWGATHPYCGFMGWHQKEEDAVQINTLSCRPCSVFGNKPCHRGDFACMNNILPEEIIQRIEEGLL; this is encoded by the coding sequence ATGAAAACTCCACATATTCTTATTATAAGATTCTCTGCTATGGGCGATATTGCCATGACAGTCCCTATTGTTTACTCGCTTGCTAAACAGTATCCTGATATAAGAATCAGTGTGCTTTCTCGTCCTTTTGCACAGCCATTCTTCGAGCATTTAGCACCAAATGTCGAATTTATGGCTGCTGACTTGAAAGGAGAATATAAAGGTTTTAGAGGACTTAATACGCTTTATCGGCGTTTAGTTGCAAAACAATTCACTGCTGTAGCTGATTTTCATAATGTGCTACGTACACGTATTCTCCGTCTTCGTTTCCTCCTTGGTGGCTATTCCGTAGCACATATCAACAAACATAAACAGGGGAAGAAACGCTTATGCCAAACTGAAAACAAAGTATTCATACAACAGCCTACCTCCTTCCAAAACTATGCTGATGTACTCGAAGCATTGGGCTATCCTATTAAACCTGACTTTACGAGTATCTTTCCAGCTGAAGGTGGCGACCTACAGAGTCTCCCTAATACGATAGGTATAAAACAACCAGAGGAATGTTGGATAGGTATAGCACCCTTTGCAGCCCATGCAGGTAAGATGTATCCACTGCAAAGGATGGAACGAGTGGTGCGTAAACTGACCGAGAAACATTCTTCTTGGCGTATCTTTCTCTTCGGTGGTGGTAAACATGAGATAGAAGTGTTGAACCAATGGGCAACACAGTATACGCAATGTCTATGTGTTGCCAATGTACTGAAAGGACTCGAAAAGGAACTTATTCTTATGAGTCATCTCGACACTATGCTGTCAATGGATAGTGCTAACATGCACCTTGCTTCCCTTACTAACACTCGTGTTGTAAGCGTATGGGGTGCAACTCATCCTTATTGTGGCTTCATGGGTTGGCATCAAAAGGAAGAAGATGCCGTACAAATCAATACGCTCTCTTGCCGTCCTTGCTCTGTCTTTGGCAATAAACCTTGCCATCGTGGCGACTTTGCTTGTATGAATAATATCCTTCCTGAAGAGATTATTCAGCGTATTGAAGAGGGATTGCTGTAG
- a CDS encoding acyl carrier protein: MSEIESKVKAIIVEKLGVDEAEVKPEASFTNDLGADSLDTVELIMEFEKEFGISIPDDKAEKISTVGDAISYIEENAK; this comes from the coding sequence ATGTCAGAAATTGAATCAAAAGTAAAGGCTATTATCGTAGAGAAGCTCGGCGTTGATGAGGCTGAGGTAAAGCCAGAGGCAAGTTTCACAAACGACCTTGGTGCTGACTCTTTGGACACTGTAGAGCTCATCATGGAGTTCGAGAAGGAGTTCGGTATTTCTATTCCAGACGATAAGGCTGAGAAGATCTCTACAGTAGGCGATGCTATCTCTTACATTGAGGAGAACGCTAAGTAA
- the rnc gene encoding ribonuclease III, translating into MLNNIIDRIKLPFRTEKELYLSLYQIIGIIPHDISYYKTALLHKSVAHRNAKGKPVNNERLEFLGDAILDAIVGDIVYEHFPGKREGFLTNTRSKIVQRDTLNRLAKEMGIGQLILSNGHTSSHNSYLGGNAFEALVGALYLDHGYNACMKFMKQQVLGKLINIDKVAYKEVNFKSKLIEWSQKNKVKMEFKLIENQKDQQGSPTFHFQVIIEGIPCGEGHGYSKKESQQEASKLTLQRLRREPQFIDEVFAAKANRTKMEEEPVLNVPETTQDMNFIEGSEPKAEKHENPFQTEVFDEKSSAADEKIEAQNESSVASERKEDNEDFDLSDISHLKPIDRESIIAAAEAEAFDEDK; encoded by the coding sequence ATGCTGAATAATATAATTGATAGAATAAAGCTCCCTTTCCGCACGGAGAAGGAGCTTTATTTGTCTTTGTACCAAATTATTGGCATTATCCCACACGATATCAGTTATTATAAGACTGCACTCTTGCACAAGAGCGTAGCACATCGTAACGCAAAGGGTAAACCAGTTAACAATGAACGCCTTGAGTTTTTGGGTGATGCTATTCTTGATGCCATTGTTGGTGACATTGTTTATGAGCATTTCCCAGGTAAGCGTGAAGGTTTCCTGACGAACACCCGTTCAAAGATAGTACAACGCGATACGCTAAATCGTCTGGCAAAAGAGATGGGAATCGGACAATTGATTCTCTCTAACGGGCATACGTCTTCGCATAACAGCTATTTGGGTGGTAATGCTTTTGAGGCACTTGTAGGCGCTCTCTACCTTGACCATGGCTACAATGCTTGTATGAAGTTCATGAAGCAACAAGTTCTTGGGAAGCTTATCAATATTGACAAGGTTGCTTACAAGGAGGTGAACTTCAAGTCAAAGCTCATCGAATGGAGCCAAAAGAACAAGGTGAAGATGGAGTTCAAGCTGATTGAAAACCAAAAAGACCAGCAAGGTAGTCCTACCTTCCATTTTCAGGTGATTATAGAGGGTATTCCATGCGGTGAGGGGCATGGTTATTCAAAGAAAGAGAGTCAGCAAGAAGCTTCTAAACTTACGCTTCAACGTCTGCGTCGTGAACCTCAGTTTATAGATGAGGTATTCGCTGCCAAAGCAAACCGTACAAAGATGGAAGAGGAACCAGTGCTCAATGTTCCTGAAACGACACAGGACATGAACTTCATTGAAGGTTCTGAACCAAAGGCTGAAAAGCATGAGAATCCTTTCCAAACAGAAGTTTTTGATGAGAAATCATCAGCCGCTGATGAAAAGATAGAAGCACAAAATGAATCTTCTGTAGCATCAGAACGAAAGGAAGACAATGAGGATTTTGACCTCTCTGATATCTCTCATTTAAAACCTATTGACCGTGAATCCATCATCGCAGCTGCTGAGGCAGAAGCGTTTGATGAGGATAAATAG
- the lgt gene encoding prolipoprotein diacylglyceryl transferase, translating into MNNLLYIAWQPSEVIFQLGSLPIRWYGMCWLVGLALGYFMMQWLFKRHKFPSSQFDPLFLYVFFGVLLGARLGHCLFYEPEEFLTSWKGIMTIFIPIREMADGSWKYVGYQGLASHGGVVGLLIALFLYIRRTKMNTWVVLDFFGIVSGITACFIRLGNLMNSEIIGKVTDVPWAFIFYNVDDKPRHPGQLYEAIAYLIIFLFIYFIYRKYPKKVGTGLYFGLCLTLIFTFRFFIEYTKEIQEAFEAGLPIDMGQILSIPLIALGVWSILRSRGKEGKLP; encoded by the coding sequence ATGAACAATCTACTTTATATTGCATGGCAGCCAAGTGAAGTGATTTTCCAGCTTGGTTCTCTTCCTATTCGTTGGTACGGAATGTGTTGGTTAGTAGGTCTTGCCTTGGGATATTTTATGATGCAGTGGCTTTTCAAACGTCATAAATTTCCTTCATCACAGTTTGATCCACTCTTCCTCTATGTCTTCTTTGGCGTATTGCTTGGTGCTCGCTTAGGTCATTGTCTCTTTTATGAGCCAGAGGAGTTCCTCACTTCTTGGAAAGGAATCATGACTATCTTTATTCCTATTCGTGAAATGGCTGACGGTTCATGGAAGTATGTGGGTTATCAAGGACTTGCATCGCATGGTGGAGTAGTCGGATTGCTTATTGCCCTCTTCCTTTATATTCGCAGGACGAAGATGAATACGTGGGTAGTACTTGACTTCTTCGGTATTGTATCAGGTATCACAGCCTGCTTTATTCGTCTTGGAAACCTGATGAATTCAGAGATTATTGGTAAGGTAACAGACGTTCCTTGGGCTTTTATCTTCTATAATGTAGATGATAAACCACGTCATCCAGGACAGCTCTATGAGGCAATAGCCTACTTAATTATCTTTCTTTTTATTTATTTTATATATAGGAAGTATCCTAAGAAAGTGGGTACAGGACTTTATTTCGGACTCTGTCTTACACTTATCTTCACCTTCCGTTTCTTCATTGAATACACAAAGGAGATACAGGAAGCATTTGAGGCAGGTCTGCCAATCGATATGGGACAGATATTAAGTATTCCTCTTATTGCCCTCGGTGTATGGTCAATTCTACGCTCAAGAGGCAAAGAAGGAAAACTACCATAA
- a CDS encoding DUF4254 domain-containing protein yields the protein MSFTKHCNEIFNQAIRDYHITDNVDTPINNPYDRDSIENRLYLKCWIDTVQWHFEDLIRDPHINPEEGMSLKHRIDRSNQDRTDLVEQIDSYFRQLYSDVTPLPDATINTESPAWAVDRLSILALKIYHMKEQTERTDASAEHIEKCKSKLNILLEQQKDLSLAIDQLLDDIQHGRKYMKVYRQMKMYNDPATNPILYNKK from the coding sequence ATGTCATTTACAAAACATTGTAACGAGATTTTCAATCAGGCTATCCGTGATTACCATATTACGGACAATGTAGACACGCCTATTAATAACCCTTACGACAGAGATTCCATTGAAAACCGTCTCTATCTGAAATGCTGGATTGACACAGTTCAATGGCATTTTGAGGATCTTATCCGTGACCCACATATCAATCCTGAGGAAGGAATGAGCCTCAAGCATCGTATTGACCGCTCTAATCAGGATCGTACTGACCTCGTTGAGCAGATTGATTCATATTTCCGTCAACTCTACTCTGACGTTACGCCGCTCCCTGATGCGACTATCAATACCGAGAGTCCAGCATGGGCTGTTGACCGTTTGTCAATCCTTGCATTGAAAATTTACCACATGAAAGAGCAAACTGAGCGCACGGATGCTTCAGCTGAACATATTGAGAAATGTAAGTCTAAGCTGAATATCCTCCTTGAACAACAAAAGGATCTTAGTCTTGCCATTGACCAATTGCTTGACGACATTCAGCATGGTCGCAAGTATATGAAGGTTTATCGTCAGATGAAGATGTACAACGACCCTGCAACCAATCCGATTCTTTATAATAAGAAATAA
- a CDS encoding ribonucleotide-diphosphate reductase subunit beta, translated as MDNQLKRNTLFNPSGDIDLRLRRMIGGNTTNLNDFNNMKYSWVSDWYRQAMNNFWIPEEINLSQDFKDYPHLEKAERVAYDKILSFLVFLDSLQSNNLPTLSEYITANEVNLCLHIQAFQECIHSQSYSYMLDTICSPEERNDILYQWKTDEHLLNRNKFIGDCYNEFHEKRDKFSLMKTLIANFILEGIYFYSGFMFFYNLSRNGKMSGSAQEIRYINRDENTHLWLFRSIILELKKEEPDMFTPEKIKVYEDMMREGVRQEIAWGQYVIGNDVQGLNAQMVSDYIRYLGNLRWSGLGFGFLYDDNQKEPENMKWVGQYSNANMVKTDFFEAKSTAYAKSTALIDDL; from the coding sequence ATGGACAATCAATTAAAACGTAATACCTTATTCAATCCTTCAGGCGATATCGACTTGCGCTTGAGACGAATGATTGGTGGCAATACTACTAATTTGAATGACTTCAATAACATGAAGTATTCATGGGTAAGTGACTGGTACAGACAGGCAATGAACAACTTTTGGATTCCGGAGGAAATCAATCTTTCACAGGACTTTAAGGATTATCCACATCTTGAAAAGGCTGAACGAGTAGCTTACGACAAGATTCTTAGCTTCCTTGTTTTCCTTGATTCGCTTCAAAGCAACAACCTCCCAACACTCAGTGAATATATCACTGCAAACGAGGTAAACCTCTGTCTGCATATTCAGGCATTCCAAGAGTGTATCCATAGTCAGAGTTATAGCTACATGCTCGATACTATTTGTAGTCCTGAAGAGCGTAACGACATTCTCTATCAGTGGAAGACCGATGAGCATCTCTTGAACCGTAATAAGTTTATTGGTGACTGCTACAATGAGTTCCATGAGAAACGTGATAAGTTCAGCTTGATGAAGACGCTTATTGCTAACTTCATTCTTGAAGGTATCTACTTCTATAGCGGATTTATGTTCTTCTATAATCTCAGCCGAAATGGTAAGATGTCGGGGTCTGCACAGGAGATTCGCTATATCAACCGAGATGAGAATACACACCTCTGGCTCTTCCGTAGTATTATTCTTGAGCTGAAGAAAGAGGAGCCTGATATGTTTACTCCAGAGAAAATAAAGGTTTATGAGGATATGATGCGTGAGGGTGTACGTCAGGAGATAGCATGGGGACAATATGTTATCGGCAATGATGTGCAGGGTCTTAATGCGCAGATGGTGTCTGATTATATCCGTTATTTGGGTAATCTTCGCTGGTCTGGACTCGGTTTTGGTTTCCTCTATGATGACAACCAAAAGGAACCTGAGAACATGAAGTGGGTAGGTCAGTATTCTAATGCTAACATGGTGAAGACCGACTTCTTCGAAGCTAAGAGTACTGCTTACGCCAAGAGTACTGCACTGATTGATGACTTATAA